Proteins encoded together in one Schistocerca americana isolate TAMUIC-IGC-003095 chromosome 8, iqSchAmer2.1, whole genome shotgun sequence window:
- the LOC124625793 gene encoding ubiquitin-fold modifier-conjugating enzyme 1 isoform X2, whose amino-acid sequence MVDEATKSTLSGIPLLKTKAGPREKELWVQRLKEEYQCLIKYVQNNKAADNDWFRLESNKEGTRWFGKCWYIHNLLKYEFDVEFDIPVTYPTTAPEIALPELDGKTAKMYRGGKICLTDHFKPLWARNVPKFGIAHAMALGKYDHNTTTTWQR is encoded by the exons ATGGTTGACGAAGCTACAAAATCTACATTAAGCGGTATTCCgttacttaaaactaaagcaggaCCAAGAGAGAAAGAATTATGGGTACAAAGATTAAAGGAAGAGTACCAGTGCCTTATTAAG TACGTACAAAATAATAAGGCTGCTGATAACGATTGGTTTCGACTAGAATCTAAcaaagaagggacaagatggtttGGGAAGTGCTGGTATATCCATAACCTTCTGAAATACGAGTTTGATGTCGAGTTCGAT ATACCAGTTACCTATCCGACGACGGCGCCGGAAATTGCTCTTCCAGAACTTGATGGAAAGACAGCAAAAATGTACAGAGGTGGAAAAATTTGTTTAACAGATCATTTCAAACCATTATGGGCCAGAAATGTTCCGAAGTTTGGAATTGCACATGCGATGGCCTTAGGG AAAtatgaccacaacacaacaacaacatggcagcgTTAA
- the LOC124625791 gene encoding autophagy-related protein 101-like has protein sequence MNARSQTLELTVEPRQVKEAVASLFHTVLFHRTVGKFEFIPETPRYTVGTIGFCDVDCDFIDLTYVCCDSEDLDRNLKKEISAFSDSLHRSAQQTTGQISLEFFQRKKNRWPFPIESTWEVWTVRVEIIRLNSEYERELSREKVGDMLTEKILYIVEVMNRNSYIPEFPVEAEVDLVFDTTYEGIQPYLFKLSHTLAGPPNNTVGLTMKKLWKETLTY, from the coding sequence ATGAACGCCAGGTCTCAGACACTAGAACTGACTGTAGAACCCAGGCAGGTAAAGGAAGCTGTAGCtagtttatttcatacagttctttTTCACCGAACAGTGGGAAAGTTTGAATTCATTCCTGAAACACCACGCTATACAGTTGGAactattggattctgtgatgtggaTTGTGATTTTATAGATCTTACCTATGTTTGTTGTGATTCCGAGGATTTAGATCGCAATTTGAAGAAAGAAATTTCGGCGTTTTCGGACTCACTACATAGGAGTGCACAGCAGACCACTGGGCAAATATCATTGGAATTTTTCCAGCGGAAGAAAAACAGGTGGCCATTTCCTATAGAAAGTACTTGGGAAGTGTGGACGGTACGTGTGGAAATTATTAGGTTGAACAGTGAATACGAAAGAGAACTATCaagagagaaagttggtgatatgtTGACCGAAAAAATACTCTATATTGTCGAAGTAATGAATAGAAACTCATATATTCCAGAATTTCCTGTTGAGGCAGAAGTGGATCTTGTTTTTGATACAACGTATGAGGGGATACAGCCATACTTATTTAAGTTATCACATACATTAGCAGGTCCCCCGAACAATACTGTTGGTTTAACAATGAAGAAACTGTGGAAAGAAACTCTTACCTATTGA